The DNA segment TGCAGTTGGTGCCGCGCTGCTTGATGCGGACGGTCATGTTCATCACGGCTGCAACATCGAGAACGCGGCATACGGCCCGACCAATTGTGCAGAGCGCACGGCGTTATTTCGTGCCATAGCAGATGGACTGGCTCCGCGAAGCTTCCAGGCGCTGGCTGTCATTGGCGAGACAGATGAGCCTATCACACCGTGCGGCGTATGCCGACAGGTTATGCTGGAGCTGTGCAGACCGGACATGCCCGTTATTCTTGGCAACATGAAAGGCGATGTTAGGGAAACAACGGTTGCTGAATTGTTGCCCGATGCCTTCGGCCCTTCGGATTTGCAAAAAGCGTAATTTCGCATGAAATGTAGTATTGCACGAAGAAAGGACTTGACAAAATGGCGAAAACAAAATTTAAATCCGGGTTTGTGGCTATTGTCGGCAGGCCGAATGTCGGTAAGTCGACATTGATGAATCATGTCATCGGGCAAAAAATTGCAATCATGTCCGATAAGCCGCAGACGACGCGGAACAAAATCCACGGTGTATATACGACAGATGACATGCAGATCGTGTTCCTGGATACTCCAGGCATCCATAAGCGACAATCGAAGCTTGGGGATTATATGAATACGACTGCTTTGAATACATTAGGCGAAGTCGAAGCTGTATTGTTCCTCGTAGACGCTTCTGAGGGGCTTGGCGGAGGCGACCGATTTATTATCGAGCGATTGAAGGATATCAAGACTCCCGTTATCCTCGTGATGAACAAGATCGACCGGATCGAACCAGAGCAGTTATTGCCGATGATCGAGCAGTATCGGGATCTGTACGACTTTGCAGAAATTGTGCCGATATCCGCGATGCTTGGCAATAACGTGACCACACTGCTTGAGCAGATCGGTAAATATTTGCCGGAGGGACCGCAATACTACCCCGAGGATCAGATTACAGATCATCCGGAGCAATTTGTCTGCGCTGAATTGATTCGCGAGAAAATTTTGCACTTAACCCGTGAGGAAGTGCCGCACTCCATTGCAGTGACGATCGAGGATATGCGGGTGGAAGACAATGGGATCGTCCATATTTCCGCGGTTATATTTGTAGAACGAGATTCGCAGAAAGGGATCATCATCGGCAAACAGGGTGGGCTGCTGAAGGAAGTTGGAAAGCAAGCCAGACAGGATATTCAAAATCTACTCGGTTCGAAAATTTTTCTTGAGCTGTGGGTCAAAGTAAAGAAGGATTGGCGAAATCAGGAGCGGATATTGAAGGATCTTGGCTTCCACCGAGACGCTTAGCCCATTGATAGATTCGTTTAGGCAAGAATGAGTAGTTAGGGGCTTTGTTTCCCAATTAATTAATATTTGCTAGGAATGGTAGTTATTACATCACATAGTCCAGGCTTGCTGGGTCATCCTATTCTTCATAATGCAGCTTCATTTCCGAAGAAAGGATGAATACGTATGCGAGATTTTTCGTGGAAGTATTTTGCGATGACTGGAGATGTTGATGCTTACATGCTATACAAAGAATCCGTCAGCGATTCCTCAGAGGAAGCTGCGGTAGCGGTGGAGCTAGATACTA comes from the Paenibacillus lentus genome and includes:
- a CDS encoding cytidine deaminase translates to MTNCEREIFLSPEEMMTMENTNLLLEAIKARAAAYTPYSGFAVGAALLDADGHVHHGCNIENAAYGPTNCAERTALFRAIADGLAPRSFQALAVIGETDEPITPCGVCRQVMLELCRPDMPVILGNMKGDVRETTVAELLPDAFGPSDLQKA
- the era gene encoding GTPase Era is translated as MAKTKFKSGFVAIVGRPNVGKSTLMNHVIGQKIAIMSDKPQTTRNKIHGVYTTDDMQIVFLDTPGIHKRQSKLGDYMNTTALNTLGEVEAVLFLVDASEGLGGGDRFIIERLKDIKTPVILVMNKIDRIEPEQLLPMIEQYRDLYDFAEIVPISAMLGNNVTTLLEQIGKYLPEGPQYYPEDQITDHPEQFVCAELIREKILHLTREEVPHSIAVTIEDMRVEDNGIVHISAVIFVERDSQKGIIIGKQGGLLKEVGKQARQDIQNLLGSKIFLELWVKVKKDWRNQERILKDLGFHRDA
- a CDS encoding YqzL family protein, with translation MRDFSWKYFAMTGDVDAYMLYKESVSDSSEEAAVAVELDTTEQDVDSALL